AGCTCATGCCGGCGTTTGGCCAATGCCACAAACAGCGCCAGAAGAATGGTACAGATAAACAGCCACGGCGAAATTCGCACATGCACTACGTAGGTACCCGAAATCGCCCGCAGGGCAAACCCAAGCGCAACGATGAGCACGTCCAGCACAACCACCTGCTTCAACTTCAGCGAGTACGCAAGCTGCATGACGAAGTAAACAAGCCCGACAAAACCGAATCGCCAGTCAAGGGCAAACCCGACCACAAATGCGACACCGACCGCAAGACCGGCGCCGGTGAGCGCAACCGGCCCTGGTACCCGTCCTGAGGCAATTGGCCTATCCTTCTTGGTCGGATGCCTTCGGTCCTGCTCCTTGTCAACCAGGTCATTGATGATATAGACCGCACCAGAGAGAAGACAGAACGAAACAAACCCGGCAAATGAACGCAACACACTCGGTCCATGCATAAGGTTCTTCGAGAAAATCAGGCCCGCAAAGACAAGCAGGTTCTTAACCCACTGCTTGGGCCGCATAGATACGACGAGTGCGCCCAACATTACAGGCATACTTCTACCCGATTGCGCACAAAAGTCAACCAG
This is a stretch of genomic DNA from candidate division WOR-3 bacterium. It encodes these proteins:
- a CDS encoding decaprenyl-phosphate phosphoribosyltransferase — translated: MTRTRTDAVAEAGREALTEAGAEVGVELATKAVTAAGGAQGSTGGEALVDFCAQSGRSMPVMLGALVVSMRPKQWVKNLLVFAGLIFSKNLMHGPSVLRSFAGFVSFCLLSGAVYIINDLVDKEQDRRHPTKKDRPIASGRVPGPVALTGAGLAVGVAFVVGFALDWRFGFVGLVYFVMQLAYSLKLKQVVVLDVLIVALGFALRAISGTYVVHVRISPWLFICTILLALFVALAKRRHELVFLEGGGISHRSVLGKYNETLLDQMIAVATSATVVAYCLYTIAPETVEKFGTNKLYLTFPFVLYGICRYLYLVYRKDLGGTPEKVLFSDVPLLVDIFLWMATVVVILYVRF